The following proteins are encoded in a genomic region of Methanobrevibacter sp.:
- a CDS encoding 4Fe-4S binding protein, with amino-acid sequence MYELGNCTNCTTCGSCQQTPTVDTPVLFCMHCQPSNAPCLIACREDAIEVLGGAITVNREKCTKCRDCVEVCPINVIKI; translated from the coding sequence ATGTATGAATTAGGAAACTGTACTAATTGTACAACATGCGGAAGTTGTCAACAAACACCAACCGTTGACACTCCCGTCTTATTTTGTATGCATTGCCAACCATCAAATGCACCATGTTTGATAGCTTGTAGGGAAGACGCAATCGAGGTTTTGGGTGGTGCCATAACAGTCAATAGAGAAAAATGCACAAAATGCAGGGATTGTGTTGAAGTTTGCCCGATTAATGTAATTAAAATTTAA
- a CDS encoding fumarate hydratase, with protein sequence MITEDVIKDAVYELYKKAAIVLGNDVKKALENALKSEEHELAKLNIEAILKNTELAEEKQIPMCQDTGLPVVFVKLGNVEVENLRKGIEEGIKKATEEIPIRPNIVDPLTRENTKINIGDYIPPIDIELIDEDYLEITILPKGFGSENNNALKMALPAEGIDGIKEFVVESVLKAKGKPCPPTVIGVGIGGTSDLCLKLGKKALLGKVGERNPDPKIAELEEEILTEINNSGIGPMGLGGKTTCLDVKILKAHTHTAGLPIGVCVQCWADRHATTRIHDN encoded by the coding sequence TTGATTACTGAAGATGTTATTAAAGATGCTGTTTATGAACTTTACAAAAAAGCAGCTATCGTTTTGGGAAATGATGTAAAAAAAGCACTTGAAAATGCTCTTAAAAGCGAAGAACATGAACTTGCAAAGCTAAATATTGAAGCTATTTTAAAAAATACCGAGCTTGCTGAAGAAAAACAAATTCCAATGTGCCAGGATACAGGACTGCCGGTGGTTTTTGTAAAATTAGGTAATGTGGAAGTTGAAAATCTGCGCAAAGGAATTGAAGAAGGAATTAAAAAAGCAACTGAAGAAATTCCGATTAGGCCAAATATTGTTGATCCGCTAACAAGAGAAAATACAAAAATCAACATTGGAGATTACATTCCTCCGATTGATATTGAACTAATTGACGAAGATTACCTTGAAATAACAATATTGCCAAAAGGGTTCGGTTCTGAAAACAACAACGCATTGAAAATGGCTCTTCCGGCTGAAGGAATTGACGGCATTAAGGAATTTGTAGTTGAATCTGTTCTTAAAGCTAAAGGAAAACCATGCCCTCCAACAGTTATTGGCGTCGGAATTGGAGGAACATCAGATTTATGTTTAAAACTTGGTAAAAAGGCATTGCTCGGCAAAGTTGGTGAGAGAAATCCCGACCCGAAAATAGCTGAACTTGAAGAGGAAATTCTAACAGAAATCAACAATTCTGGAATTGGACCGATGGGTCTTGGTGGAAAAACAACCTGCCTGGATGTAAAAATATTAAAAGCCCACACACATACTGCAGGATTACCTATTGGTGTTTGCGTGCAATGTTGGGCCGACAGACATGCAACAACAAGAATACATGACAATTAG
- a CDS encoding 4Fe-4S dicluster domain-containing protein: MESILVNSNTCDGCLNCENMCASIHNASRIKIIEHDSTFYSIVCQHCESAPCIKICPTEAITDEGVNAEKCIGCGLCVMVCPFGAMTFKSKVAEKCDLCADREEGPACIKACTKRAISVADPEKVRAKNQEKYLAKMSGLYEPASNKGGFVHVITSQARARLVLDE; the protein is encoded by the coding sequence ATGGAAAGTATTCTTGTAAATAGCAATACATGTGATGGATGCCTTAATTGTGAAAACATGTGTGCATCAATACATAATGCTAGTAGGATAAAAATTATAGAACATGATTCTACCTTTTATTCCATTGTATGTCAACATTGTGAAAGTGCGCCTTGTATAAAAATCTGTCCAACAGAAGCGATTACCGATGAAGGAGTTAATGCTGAAAAATGTATTGGTTGCGGATTATGTGTAATGGTTTGTCCATTTGGTGCAATGACTTTCAAATCCAAAGTTGCTGAAAAATGCGACCTCTGTGCTGATAGAGAAGAAGGACCTGCATGTATAAAAGCATGTACTAAAAGAGCCATCAGTGTTGCTGATCCGGAAAAAGTTCGGGCTAAAAATCAGGAAAAATACCTTGCTAAGATGTCCGGATTATATGAACCTGCCAGCAATAAGGGCGGTTTTGTCCACGTGATAACAAGTCAGGCAAGGGCAAGACTTGTTTTAGACGAATAA
- a CDS encoding PhoU domain-containing protein, whose product MSKKDKTLKGILDIILYENPSTQDEIAEKLGITRRYVTQLLQPLVKEGTVKRAYMIDLKSYEKIAESLSDYVSFHETKGNVIVTDMISNMAKHVHSQLEVSFDAVLEHDMEKANKALEMDFATNNMVEKIRTSVETIVSMNKHSEIAKSMLYNEVAYDLERIGDYCGHIAKFVINDVYEIEENALKKLKNMYNLAQKMINLAVMAFIEGRTDLKDDLMELQEAIHIIQTKAINLIAEQMAENSFDEKERSNYFIYLFRVIKAFKRMGDISVEIMDVSIEFHNNIPRSTTPRTFR is encoded by the coding sequence ATGAGTAAAAAAGATAAAACGTTGAAGGGGATTTTGGATATTATTTTGTATGAAAATCCTTCAACTCAGGATGAAATCGCAGAGAAGTTAGGAATAACTCGCCGTTATGTTACTCAATTGCTGCAACCTCTTGTAAAGGAAGGAACTGTAAAAAGAGCTTATATGATAGATTTAAAAAGCTATGAGAAAATTGCAGAATCTCTAAGCGATTATGTCAGTTTTCATGAAACAAAAGGTAATGTGATTGTTACAGACATGATTTCAAACATGGCAAAACATGTCCACTCCCAGCTTGAAGTTTCATTTGATGCTGTTTTGGAACATGACATGGAAAAAGCAAACAAGGCTTTGGAAATGGATTTTGCCACTAATAATATGGTTGAAAAAATCAGAACTTCCGTTGAAACAATTGTCAGTATGAACAAACATTCTGAAATTGCCAAATCCATGCTTTATAATGAAGTTGCTTATGATTTGGAACGTATTGGCGATTACTGTGGCCATATTGCAAAATTTGTAATTAATGATGTTTATGAAATTGAGGAAAATGCATTAAAAAAATTAAAAAATATGTATAATTTAGCTCAAAAAATGATTAATCTGGCGGTCATGGCTTTCATTGAAGGAAGAACTGATTTAAAAGATGATCTGATGGAATTGCAAGAGGCCATTCATATTATTCAAACTAAAGCCATTAATCTAATTGCCGAACAGATGGCTGAAAATTCATTTGATGAAAAAGAGCGTTCAAATTACTTTATTTATTTATTCAGAGTAATCAAAGCGTTTAAAAGAATGGGGGATATTTCTGTTGAAATCATGGATGTTTCAATCGAGTTCCATAATAACATTCCTAGATCCACCACTCCGAGAACCTTTAGATAA
- the hmdC gene encoding 5,10-methenyltetrahydromethanopterin hydrogenase cofactor biosynthesis protein HmdC: MYDLIKDAVHDDAAAVEISKMDKDVGSVVDAISELSLEETMKLGMRFKRFPLGCDLTEVVVGTCASDLELVDLLGNCRLADMIGAPIHICAYAFSDIGEKFGMTGLEVMKKVHEIVDVPLDLDHFGENGAMRLPKNITGCGGECYNKGPVFTECPRGRIHERLINKELEQKMDKNDWVKLSSSVAVNVSSEQTGEAHAAPLREAKDIADLAKEYGKGLESIMFVGDGYEEVIVGFEKSIELGADVIVVEGGPFNRCENATEGYAKTIAAARILSPGKVVATNGAYENEVRAGLRTGLNMVITGFPKNHHGYMCGYEPGTARRGKFGLPRVIQIINEEFPNRGLPAQKHDLLAIATAVKFAGSDNIYPNKIGSYHVGDAHWATLVNSRMYQNIELKHTLNDVVNLTEGNTVSLHGGRFISWVLAKELDKHVDEIIISDVDKWVLDNTVNNLQDELNATIIPESDDKVASSQADFSIASSTMIPVKENILKKVPNALTIV; this comes from the coding sequence ATGTACGATTTAATTAAAGATGCAGTTCACGATGATGCTGCTGCAGTTGAAATATCAAAAATGGATAAAGATGTGGGTTCTGTTGTTGATGCAATATCTGAACTTTCATTGGAAGAGACTATGAAATTGGGGATGCGTTTTAAAAGGTTTCCTTTGGGATGCGATTTAACAGAAGTTGTTGTTGGAACCTGCGCATCTGATTTGGAATTGGTTGATTTATTGGGTAACTGCCGATTGGCCGACATGATTGGTGCACCTATTCATATTTGCGCTTACGCTTTTTCAGACATTGGCGAAAAATTTGGAATGACTGGTCTTGAAGTAATGAAAAAGGTTCATGAAATTGTCGATGTTCCTCTTGACTTGGATCATTTTGGTGAAAATGGTGCTATGAGACTTCCAAAAAACATCACAGGATGTGGTGGGGAATGCTATAATAAAGGTCCAGTATTTACAGAATGCCCTCGCGGGAGAATTCATGAACGTTTAATCAACAAAGAACTGGAACAGAAAATGGATAAGAATGATTGGGTTAAATTATCTTCTTCAGTTGCGGTTAATGTTTCATCAGAACAGACAGGTGAAGCTCATGCAGCTCCATTAAGAGAGGCTAAAGATATTGCGGATTTGGCTAAAGAATACGGTAAAGGTTTAGAGTCAATCATGTTTGTTGGAGATGGATATGAAGAAGTAATAGTCGGCTTTGAGAAATCCATTGAACTTGGTGCTGATGTTATTGTTGTTGAAGGAGGACCGTTCAACAGATGCGAAAACGCTACTGAAGGATATGCAAAAACAATCGCCGCTGCAAGAATACTGTCTCCGGGCAAAGTTGTTGCAACCAACGGAGCTTATGAAAATGAAGTTAGGGCAGGTCTTAGAACAGGTTTAAATATGGTCATAACAGGATTTCCTAAAAATCATCACGGGTATATGTGTGGTTATGAACCTGGAACTGCAAGAAGAGGAAAATTTGGCCTTCCCCGTGTAATTCAGATAATTAATGAGGAGTTTCCAAACAGGGGGCTTCCTGCCCAGAAACATGATTTGCTTGCAATAGCCACTGCTGTAAAATTTGCAGGTTCAGATAACATTTATCCTAATAAGATAGGATCATATCATGTAGGTGATGCTCATTGGGCAACATTGGTTAATTCAAGAATGTATCAGAATATTGAATTAAAACACACCTTAAACGATGTTGTCAACTTAACTGAAGGAAATACTGTTTCCTTACATGGCGGAAGATTTATTTCATGGGTGCTTGCCAAAGAATTAGACAAGCATGTCGATGAAATTATTATTTCTGATGTGGATAAATGGGTATTGGACAATACTGTTAACAATCTGCAGGATGAACTAAATGCTACAATCATTCCTGAAAGTGATGATAAGGTCGCATCGAGCCAGGCTGATTTTTCCATAGCATCATCAACCATGATTCCGGTTAAAGAGAATATTTTGAAAAAAGTACCTAATGCCCTGACTATTGTTTAA